The following are encoded together in the Dama dama isolate Ldn47 chromosome 27, ASM3311817v1, whole genome shotgun sequence genome:
- the SALL3 gene encoding sal-like protein 3 — protein sequence MSRRKQAKPQHLKSDEELPPPDGAPEHAAPGEGAEDADSGNESRSGGEDTHVCEKCCAEFFKWADLLAHKEACTKNPLVLIVGEDEPAPPSEDFPEASPSSSPSERADSEAAEEVVAAAAPEGGEAAEARAPEREDEPMEGSGAAHAGQPPPPPGPEPAPGAVYGMPSTNVTLETLLSTKVAVAQFSQTSRAAGAAGPGGGVAAAALPLILEQLVALQQQQVQQLQLIEQIRSQVALMSRPPPPSRPPLHPGPAAHPTLPLSAGTGPAATAQGPAAPPAAYEGPQHLAPPVSAASTPHVPGGGPSAPEPGAPTCSGAPPASTASAPAAGASGGASRPQNTPTPPALGPGPLLSSAPSLPSPLLPQTSASSVIFPNPLVSIAATANALDPLSALMKHRKGKPPNVSVFEPKASAEDPFFKHKCRFCAKVFGSDSALQIHLRSHTGERPFKCNICGNRFSTKGNLKVHFQRHKEKYPHIQMNPYPVPEYLDNVPTCSGIPYGMSLPPEKPVTTWLDSKPALPTVPTSVGLQLPPTLPGMGVSSYVDSPSLTPANRSPQRPSPASSECPSLSPGLTSSEAGVPVAAGSPQPAPGGSSLLKTEPVSLPCTNARAGDLPATTGQVSTTSALADSGTSPGLCSPVLPAGAEPFKAKFPFGGLLDSMQTSETSKLQQLVENIDKKMTDPNQCVICHRVLSCQSALKMHYRTHTGERPFKCKICGRAFTTKGNLKTHFGVHRAKPPLRVQHSCPICQKKFTNAVVLQQHIRMHMGGQIPNTPLPEGFQDAMDAALPYDDKAADALSACDDDMDDNSLEDDAELKDAAGDPNKPLLAFSGSCPPSPPSVISSIAALENQMKMMDSVMSCPQLTALKSLENGSGESDRLSNDSSSAVGDLESRSAGSPALSESSSSLQALSPGNSNSESVPSKSPGLVAQEEPQETPLKTEKPDSPPPGPENGGALDLTATHPGRPAAKEEAPFSLVFLSRDRGKCASTVCRVCAKPFACRSALEIHLRSHTKERPFVCTACGRGCSTLGNLKQHLLTHRLRELPPQLLDPNFALGPGQGTPSLGPGSTPTTIKTEVNGHSKAGLLAEGPLLPAAVQVPPGPPTVMSPGLAPMLAPPPRRTPKQHNCQSCGKTFSSASALQIHERTHTGEKPFGCTICGRAFTTKGNLKVHMGTHMWNNAPARRGRRLSVENPMALLGGDALKFSEMFQKDLAARAMNVDPSFWNQYAAAITNGLAMKNNEISVIQNGGLPQLPVSLGGSALPPLGSLAAGLDKARPGSSPPIAGLDKANSDAGGGRPFTRFIEDNKEIGIN from the exons CGGCCCCCGGGGAGGGCGCCGAGGACGCGGACAGCGGCAACGAGAGCCGGAGCGGAGGCGAGGACACACACGTGTGCGAGAAGTGCTGCGCTGAGTTCTTCAAGTGGGCCGACCTGCTGGCGCACAAGGAGGCCTGCACCAAGAACCCGCTGGTGCTGATCGTGGGCGAGGATGAGCCCGCCCCGCCCTCCGAGGACTTCCCCGAGGCATCCCCGTCCAGCTCGCCCAGCGAGCGCGCGGACAGTGAGGCCGCTGAGGAGGTGGTGGCCGCCGCGGCCCCGGAAGGCGGGGAGGCCGCGGAGGCAAGGGCACCTGAGCGGGAGGACGAGCCCATGGAG GGCTCGGGCGCGGCGCACGCGGGGCAGCCGCCTCCCCCGCCAGGCCCTGAGCCGGCCCCCGGGGCGGTCTATGGCATGCCCAGCACCAACGTGACCCTGGAGACCCTCCTGAGCACCAAGGTGGCCGTGGCGCAGTTCTCGCAGACCTCGCGGGCCGCGGGCGCGGCGGGCCCGGGCGGCGGCGTGGCGGCCGCGGCGCTCCCGCTGATCCTGGAGCAGCTCGTGgccctgcagcagcagcaggtgcagCAGCTGCAGCTCATCGAGCAGATCCGCAGCCAGGTGGCCCTCATGAgccgcccgccgccgccctcCCGGCCGCCGCTGCACCCTGGGCCGGCCGCGCACCCCACCCTGCCGCTCTCGGCAGGCACCGGCCCCGCGGCCACGGCGCAGGGGCCCGCCGCCCCGCCGGCGGCCTACGAGGGCCCCCAGCACCTGGCCCCGCCGGTGTCCGCAGCCAGCACCCCGCACGTCCCGGGCGGGGGCCCCTCGGCGCCGGAGCCCGGCGCCCCCACGTGCTCCGGCGCCCCTCCGGCCTCCACGGCCTCCGCCCCAGCGGCCGGCGCCTCGGGGGGCGCCTCCCGGCCGCAGAACACCCCCACGCCCCCCGCCCTGGGGCCCGGGCCGCTGCTCAGCTCCGCGCCCAGCCTGCCAAGCCCACTGCTACCTCAGACCTCCGCCAGCAGCGTCATCTTCCCCAACCCGCTGGTCAGCATCGCGGCGACGGCCAACGCGCTGGACCCCCTGTCGGCCCTCATGAAGCACCGCAAGGGCAAACCCCCCAACGTGTCGGTGTTCGAGCCCAAGGCCAGCGCTGAGGACCCCTTCTTCAAGCACAAGTGCAGATTCTGCGCCAAGGTGTTCGGGAGCGACAGCGCCCTGCAGATCCACCTGCGCTCACACACCGGCGAGCGGCCCTTCAAGTGCAACATCTGCGGGAACCGCTTCTCCACCAAGGGCAACCTGAAGGTGCACTTCCAGAGGCACAAAGAGAAGTACCCACACATCCAGATGAACCCCTATCCAGTGCCTGAGTACCTGGACAACGTGCCCACCTGCTCCGGGATTCCCTACGGAATGTCGCTGCCGCCAGAGAAACCGGTCACCACCTGGCTGGACAGCAAGCCGGCGCTGCCCACTGTGCCCACCTCAGTGGGGCTGCAGCTCCCGCCCACCCTCCCAGGCATGGGCGTCAGCAGCTATGTGGACTCTCCCAGCCTCACCCCCGCCAACCGCTCCCCGCAGCGGCCCTCGCCCGCATCCAGCGAGTGCCCCTCTTTGTCCCCAGGCCTGACCAGCTCCGAGGCAGGCGTCCCAGTGGCTGCAGGGTCCCCTCAGCCGGCGCCCGGTGGATCTTCCCTGCTCAAGACCGAGCCCGTGAGCCTGCCCTGCACAAATGCCAGGGCAGGGGACCTCCCGGCCACGACGGGGCAGGTCTCCACCACGTCTGCCCTGGCGGACAGTGGCACATCCCCAGGCCTCTGCAGCCCAGTCCTCCCGGCTGGGGCCGAGCCATTTAAGGCCAAGTTCCCCTTCGGAGGGCTGCTCGACTCTATGCAAACATCCGAAACCTCCAAGCTGCAGCAGCTGGTGGAGAACATAGACAAGAAGATGACAGACCCCAACCAGTGCGTCATCTGCCACCGCGTGCTGAGCTGCCAGAGCGCCCTGAAGATGCACTACCGGACGCACACGGGCGAGCGGCCCTTCAAGTGCAAGATCTGCGGGCGTGCCTTCACCACCAAGGGCAACCTGAAGACGCACTTCGGCGTGCACCGCGCCAAGCCGCCCCTGCGTGTGCAGCACTCCTGCCCCATCTGCCAGAAGAAGTTCACCAACGCCGTGGTGCTTCAGCAGCACATCCGCATGCACATGGGGGGCCAGATCCCCAACACACCACTGCCCGAGGGCTTCCAGGACGCCATGGACGCCGCACTGCCCTACGACGACAAGGCCGCCGACGCCCTGAGCGCCTGCGATGACGACATGGACGACAACTCCCTGGAGGACGACGCCGAGCTGAAGGATGCGGCCGGCGACCCGAACAAGCCGCTGCTGGCCTTCTCAGgctcctgcccaccctccccgCCCTCTGTCATCTCCAGCATCGCTGCCCTGGAGAACCAGATGAAGATGATGGACTCGGTCATGAGCTGCCCGCAGCTGACCGCCCTCAAGTCCCTGGAGAACGGGTCTGGGGAGAGTGACCGTCTGAGCAACGATTCATCCTCAGCTGTGGGCGATCTGGAGAGCCGGAGTGCGGGCAGCCCGGCCCTGTCTGAGTCGTCCTCCTCCTTGCAGGCTCTGTCGCCCGGGAACAGTAACAGCGAGAGCGTGCCCTCCAAGTCCCCGGGCCTTGTTGCCCAGGAGGAGCCCCAGGAGACCCCGCTGAAGACGGAGAAGCCAGACAGCCCGCCCCCCGGCCCTGAGAACGGAGGGGCCCTGGACCTGACGGCCACCCACCCGGGCCGGCCGGCCGCCAAGGAGGAGGCCCCCTTTAGTCTGGTGTTCCTGAGCCGCGATCGGGGTAAGTGTGCGAGCACTGTGTGTCGTGTGTGTGCCAAGCCCTTTGCTTGCAGGAGCGCCCTGGAGATCCACCTCCGCAGCCACACCAAGGAGCGGCCGTTTGTGTGCACGGCCTGCGGGCGCGGCTGCTCCACGCTGGGTAACTTAAAGCAGCACTTACTGACCCACAGGTTGCGAGAGCTGCCTCCCCAGTTGCTTGACCCCAACTTTGCTCTAGGTCCCGGCCAGGGCACCCCGAGCCTGGGCCCTGGCTCCACGCCCACCACCATCAAAACGGAAGTGAACGGGCACAGCAAGGCCGGCCTGCTGGCCGAGGGTCCGCTGCTGCCGGCTGCCGTCCAGGTGCCCCCCGGGCCCCCAACGGTGATGAGCCCCGGTCTCGCGCCCATGCTGGCCCCCCCGCCGCGCCGGACGCCGAAGCAGCACAACTGCCAGTCGTGTGGGAAGACCTTCTCCTCGGCCAGCGCCCTGCAGATCCACGAGCGCACCCACACTGGGGAGAAGCCATTTGGCTGCACCATCTGCGGGAGAGCCTTCACCACCAAGGGCAACCTCAAG GTGCACATGGGCACCCACATGTGGAACAACGCTCCCGCCAGGCGTGGCCGCCGCCTGTCGGTGGAGAACCCCATGGCCCTGCTGGGCGGCGATGCCCTCAAGTTCTCAGAGATGTTCCAGAAGGATCTGGCCGCACGGGCCATGAACGTGGACCCCAGCTTTTGGAACCAGTATGCCGCTGCCATCACCAACGGGCTGGCCATGAAGAACAACGAGATTTCCGTCATCCAGAACGGaggcctcccccagctccccgtAAGTCTCGGCGGGAGTGCCCTACCCCCGCTGGGCTCCCTGGCTGCCGGGCTGGACAAGGCCCGTCCAGGCAGCAGCCCGCCCATCGCAGGGCTGGACAAAGCCAACTCGGACGCGGGAGGTGGCCGGCCGTTCACACGGTTCATTGAGGATAAcaaggagattgggattaactaG